The DNA region GAAGAACTAAGAAATAAGGTTAAGGAGCTTGAGGTTTCTTCTGATTCAAAAGATCAGAAGTGGAACATGAAAATGAACCAAATGCAGACAgttataaaatttcaattcaGTTCCCTACAGGTACACTTACAAATGTGTTAATGTCAATGTTATCTTGGTGATGTCAAACATTACAATTTTGTACTTAATTTGCAAAAACccagaaattgaaattatcttGGGAATCCATTAAGCACAATGTTATGAAAGAGCAAACGGTTTATGCAGAGGATTGTGATCGGTTAGGTAGGCCTTTTTAGTAGAATGCATCTGGTTTTTGCAAAACCGTTTGCTTCTTAGGAGTTAACTCTCATCATTTggttgtaaattaatttttcaggtGTTTATCTTAAACCACTGCTACATGCAGCTGAGAACTACCATGCTGTTCTTGCTGAAAATCGAAAAATGTTTAATGAGATTCAAGAATTAAAAGGTGGCATTATCTATGTGTGTTTGTCTACTAGGCTATTGATGTAAGTCTACTATGAATTCACACAAATTTTTTCTGATACAGGAAATATCAGAGTATTTTGTCGAATTAGACCATTTCTTTCAGGCAAAAAGGATAAACAATCTATTGTTGAACTCATTGGTGAAAATGATTTGGTTGTGGCAAATCCATCCAAAGAAGGAAAAGATGCTCTtcgatcttttaaatttaacaagGTTTTCGGCTCTGCCACAACTCAAGGTTttaggattaattttttttatcacagttTCTCCTTGATTAAGTTGTTATGTTAACATTCTAATGTTGAACTAATGATATTAAATTGAATAATGCAGCGGAGGTATACTCTGACATTCAATCCTTTATAAGATCAGTTCTAGATGGATATAATGTGTGTATATTTGCTTATGGCCAAACTGGTTCAGGGAAAACTTATACGATGGTATGAACCCTCtgaatatattgatttttatctCATACATCATGCTATTGAAGGAATTCTTCATTCTATAAGATGCCAACTTTTCTCAGACTGGTCCAAATGGGGCAACAAGCGAGACTATTGGTGTTAATTATCGAGCTCTAAATGACCTCTTCAAGATTGCCACAAGTAGAGAAAGCTTCATAGACTATGAGATTGGAGTTCAGATGGTAGAGATATATAATGAGCAAGTCCGTGACTTGTTAATAACAGATGGTTCTCCAAAAAGATAtcctttttttaacattttattctTTGCATGgattttcttctacttttttctttctctgatTTCCTTAAATGCACACACTTGGGATATTGACTCGATCTCAACCAAAGGGCTTAGCAGTACCAGATGCTAGCTTGTTCCCTGTGAAATCACCTTCAGACGTGATTAAGCTAATGGACATTGGACTTAAAAATAGAGCCATTGGTGCAACTGCTATGAATGAAAGAAGTAGCCGTTCTCACAGGTTACACCACTTTTTTTCCCCCTTCTTTAACATTGAAATGAAAGCTTTCTATTATGATAACAGCATGTAAACTTATGTATACAGTGTTCTCTCAATTCATATTTGTGGAAAGGACTTGAAGATTGGTTCCACAATGGTTGGTAATCTTCATTTGGTAGATTTGGCAGGAAGTGAAAGGGTAGATCGGTCTGAAGTAATTGGGGATAGGCTTAAGGAAGCACAACATATAAACAAATCACTATCTGCCCTTGGAGATGTTATTTTTGCCCTTTCTCAAAAAAGCCCCCATGTACCATACAGAAACAGCAAACTTACTCAACTTCTACAAACTTCTCTTGGTAAATCTTTATTCATCATTTATTATGTCACATTCCTTGAATCTTTTCTATGTAGACTTTCTTTTGATCTTTGAATCTTGTCTTTGATTTTACTGCACAGGTGGCCAAGCAAAGACACTCATGTTTGTCCAAATTAATTCAGACATAAGTTCATATTCTGAAACACTGAGCACTTTAAAGTTTGCTGAAAGGGTTTCTGGAGTTGAATTAGGAGCTGCACGAAGTAGCAAAGAGAGCAAAGAAGTCAGAGAATTAATGGAACAGGTACTACCTTTTGTCTACCAAAATATGTTGGCATGACTGTATTACATTCTTTTCAGCTTTGTGAATGAACTTAAATGTCTTTCAGTTGATCTTATATCTGTTTcctttgcttttattttatactttgaagtgcatgtttggattaacTGTTTGTAAAGTTTGAATGAATTTCGTTTTACAAAGCAAACCTGATGTTTCTTTCATTTGAAACTTGGATTAAAGCCAAACATAAGTGCCTAAAATTATTGAACGAGAAACTAAACATATCACACCAACCTGAGTTTAGCAAAACAAACGTATGTTCAAGGCAGCTGAACGGGAAACGAAATATAGCCAAAATTAGTTGATTACCAAACACACAACTAATTATCCTCTTCCTTGCATGACTTTCCAGGTGTCTTCTTTGAAGAACGCTATTTCTGCAAAAGAGGAGGAGATTCAGAGGCTTCAATTACTCAAAGGTTCAGTCGGTAGCATTGTTTGGCGAAACCAAATTCCACGAAGTAGAAGTATTAAGCACTACGAAGCTGATAACCAGCAACCGATGGATGATCACATACATCAAAGTGAATCTCTTCATCAATCTGAACTTAATGGGGGAAATATAGGAAAGAAAGTTGCTGCAAATGCAGAAACTTCGGGATTTACAGATTCTGATTTTGATGGAAAATCAAGTGATCTTTCTGACAGTAGTGTTGCTCCAGGCACAGAAACTGATGGTTCTGAAAATTCCAGTCTCACCGAAGGCAAAAAATCATCAGACAAGAGGTGAATAATGCCTATTCTATTACAGCTTTGGTTACTGCCCTTTACATTCCTGCTAAAGAGTTTACTAAATCTTCATATTAGAAAGGGAATTCTTGTTAATTTCCCAGCTAGTTATCTGTACCAAAGTTATCAAAATATATCTGGTAACATAAATATAACCCCTTCCCCGTGAACTCAACTATTTAAGGAAACATTTTGTACAGTACAAGGGATTTTCTTCATTGACTAAGTAGGAACTTTTACCACATTGGTTGAAGGCTTAATTACACTTTTGGTTTCTCTTGGTCAATTTTagtctttcaagtttcaagtgtGTAAATTGGGTTCCTTGGGTTTCACCAATGTGTTATTTTAGTCCCTAGATTTTAATCGAATCCCTTAGTTTAGTCACTCAAATTTCTTACAATTGCAATACCTATTGACCCACTTGAAATTTGGGGATTAAAATCACACATTTATGAAACTTGAGAGACCTAATTGGTACAATTGAACTTGAAGaaccaaaattacaattaagAAGCAAGATGCATGTTAAATTTGCATATTATTCATTTGCAAGTATGTGTATTCATACGAATCATACATGCTTGCCCGGGGAATAATCAGAGATAGTCTACACTACCTGCATCATTTAGTAGTCATgcttaaaattaatgtaaatatgattttttttaaaaattttcttcaTATATTTTGCAGATCTAAAGCAATTCGTAAAACTGTTCAAGTGATGAGGAAATTAAGCCGAACTTCATCTACGGCGACCACCCCAGTAAAGGACGACCCCGTGAAGAAGTCACCAGGTATGTACTATCATAAAGTTGAAGTCTCCATTGGGGATATGAATACTATTCTTAAAACCTATGTTCATTTAACTGTTGAACTTTCTTTCACAAATTTGATGACAGGTATTAAAAAGAGCGTCAGTATAGGCAACCTTAAACCTCCAAAACTGTGGAAGTAAAGTAGGAAGCAGAAGCTACAATTTATTGATCTAGTCTTTCACTATTTGACACGCACCATGTAAATAGAATTGTTTCATTGGTATGTTCTAACACTTGAATTTTAGTCATTTTTGTGGGTGTTTGCATCCAGTCCAATTTTGTATTCTTAAGTCGGAGACAACCCAAGTCCCCCACCACGGCATCACCgccacaaaataaaaagaaagaaagaaagaaaatatgctAGTTTGTGTATAAACATAAGAGCTAAACTCCATCAGTTTAAAATAGAGAAGGGTTTATAGCAAGCATTCAACTAGCTGATGTACAAAGTTTGATACGCGTTGACAACAATGTGCTGGTctatataaaaacttatatttttatttcaaagcaTCGTTCCTTGAAAATGACCAACCAAACTTACAAAAGGACAGGATACTAAAAGAAGAACATCACATTAGTGCACAacgtataaataaataacagcAAATCAAGCCCGCAATAAATCACCAAGAATCACGTTGAAATATCAAATAATGTGATTTTATATCTTTAAACAAATTAGCTTATAAATTAGTTAAGGTAGTTTATAAACTATTAAAATGCCCTGATAAACACATTCAATATTTACATATTTGATTTATtgtcaaaaaatttattcaaacactaaaattaattgagctaaaataacttttacgttaaataaaataagtatatacTATGTTGGTACTACCttgttttttagaaataaagactcaattgaaaattatacaaatgaaaattatattttaaggaaCCTCTCTAAATTGTTTAAAACATAACAATTGTGTTCTTTCGGTcacatttgtttatttatttgacaaAAATTGGTATTTTGCATTGATTGTCAATAAACCGATGTAAGACGTTTCATTTTTTAAAGCAACCGATGTAAAAGACTCTATAGATAAAAACACCGCATTTGCATCCAGCCGCCGACCACGCCCCAAGTTCAATTTATTTTGGCAAATACCTTAATTTTCTAAAGACAAATCAGTGATCTTTGATGGGTtttgttcaaaattaaataatctacAAAAGTCCTCAACCAAATTTCACGTAACGCAATTCCCATATCCAAAATTCAATTTTGCGAAAACATGCAACAtggttttgtttgaattttaaacGGGACTCAAATTCAATTCCCATATTCCAAATTCTCAAAGTGTTTGGCAGAGAAGTCTCTATGGTGATAACCATCATCAACATCGTCATCTTTTTGTGCCGCCATGCTTCATGAAGTCTTGATTACCACCATCGTGTCACCTCTCCTCTCTCACAACTTTGGTGACCTCCGTGTTCTTATAGAGAACATCCTCGTGCACAAAGATGAGAGGTGATTTTCTAATTTCAAGTAGTAATCAACGTTATCAATTGGACGAAAAAGAAGGCATGATTGTtgtattttaaacaattaaaagatcaaattaaacattttaataattgagagataaaattaaatcttaaaaatataattgagactaaatatataattaaaagcataatttatataaacattCACTCCGACACACACTGTTTGCCGCACTGCTAACATGCATATCCGGCGAAGTTGACTCCACATCTCATATTTTATACACCATTCCACGACACCATCACATAAGCAAATACTAACCCATCATTTTCCAACAAATCAATCAACTAGTCCAAGATTAGAACACAAGACAGCCACTCAAATCTGACCATAAAATGCGCTTTGTTGCTTCCTGAGATCCTCCTAAACCAATAATTTTTTCCCtcgtgtctctctctctcttttaaagAACCAAATCATGGATATGCACTGGAAAAATACAATCCAACATCCTCACCTTTTCAATGGGTGGATTGCGTTTAACAGACAATTTCTCTTGGAGATTATCataacataatattaaataggCAACTCCTCCAAAAAGGGCAcccacaaaaattaataaataaaactgatttacaaaattCCAAAGATTTTTCCTCAATTTCCTCCAAATTACAATTACAACGGGAGGACCTGAGTGACAGACACAACAATTGTAAGACTCTACGAACCTAACAAGACAGTTGCTCCTTTTTCCCCTGCCATGTTCTCTTTTATTAATCAAAAGGAAAAAccacacacaaaaacaaaatccTCCCTATCTGAAATTTTACATAATACCATACTCAAAAACAGACTTGCACAGACCacttatatatacataataGTACTCTAACAACATGATTAGCTcctctttccaaaaaaaaaaaaaactctccaGCTATTTGAACTTGATTGAGTTTTAGTCCTCTACCATCTTTTCTCAGCTTCCTGTATcagttctctcttttctttccttttttattttttgttcaaaaatgGTTTATGCTACAGCAGAGATGCTGCAGCTTCTCCTATCTCTGTTAAGACAGTCAAAACCTTCGATCCTTACAGCAGCTGGTGTGTGACCAAATTTCTTTGGAACACAACCACGAGCTGAAGAAGAGGATGCCTCGGTAAATGGACTAAAATTCCCATTACCAAATTGCTCATCTTGGATTAGAGGGTTAGAGGCCCTGCTAGGAGGAGATCCGCAGAAAAATGGTGGTGACGATGCTACCACTTGGCCTCCAGATCTTTCCAGATAGCAATTTTCCTGCAAACAAATCAAACAAGTCTTTAGTTAGATTATTTgaaccccatgacaaaaaatgatgatttagtTACTATAATCGAAAGGGTACATGAGCTTTGGTCATGAATCATTATCACTAAAAATTGATTTAGTGCCTAATTGGCAAATACCCATAATCAATTCCTCCAAGTTGAACATATTCCAATATAAGTCTGTAGATGATATTAATTTGAACACACATCCCAAATTATATTCAGTTGTCgaaaaaaaactttatcaaaatcaattttatccaactataaaataaattggATCTTTTAGGTATCACAAGAAAACAACTGTTTATAAGTTATTATGTTTTTCAGGGAAATTCTTGTACTAGAAAAATCAAAACGGGTGCATAACCTTTGATTATAAATCATCTCCAAAACTTGATTTAGTGAATCTTTGGGTATCACAAgaaatcaacatttttttatcatataaatatgCTTGTTTCTCATGAAAATACTAGTACGAGGAAAAATACGAAGATTGTGTAAGAAAGTAAACATTTTTTCGAGTAAATTTAATATCGTTTCCTAGAATACAACAAGAAATTAACATAGGAAAGAACCTTGGGGAGGATGATGTCCAGAAGCTCTGCCCCAACTCCTGAATCTTCCACCTCAGATTGGAAGCTGCTATTTTTTAGTGAacagattcaaaaaaaaaaagtcataatttTTACAACAGATTTGCTTGAAAAACCACACagaaaaagttaataataaaaaagaacagaGAAATACCTGATGATTGGGTGCCTTGAGGGTCTGATTTGCGTGTTGATGGAAGAGTGGTTTATGAGACCCAATCGGCGAGGTTTGGGGCAAATCACTGATTCCATGTTCGTCTCCTCACAGTTTGTCAAGGTGTTCTTCTCTTGGTACCCATAGTAGCTGTAGCTAttcatttttcctctttttgtttCCTCCCGAAAACCAAACCACAGATCTTAACAAGGAACACCTGCAATCACACAGTTCTTCTTATGGTTTGAGAAGCAATAGAAAAATTCAACTTAACCCAATAAAACcatacaaaaagaaagaaacccaTTTTCACAGTTTTATAAATCCACAAGAGCTTAAAAAAAGTTTGAGACTTGATTGAaagcaaagaagaaaaacacCCACTTCTTCTCAGGCAGATGAAAACCCAAAAAGGCTTTAAATTTTGAGACTTTACACAAAAGAGTTGTTTTAACGCGTAaggaaagggagaagagagtaCCTGAGCTGCCTGCTACAGTCACAAAGTGAGAGAGGGCACCCTGagaagaagaaacagaaaaaagagagaaaggggAGGAAGAGATAagaatatagagagagagagaagtgctaCAGTGGAGGCAGGTGCAGAGGGAGTGATGTAAGACCGCACTTGTGGAACATGGATTGATGATTGAGATCTGGGAATGATGTGTCGTCTTGGGAGCAGTGATCCCCACACACGTGGACGTGGTGATGACTTTTACAGTTGAAAACGTGTATGTATTTATTGGGCCTAAAACGGTtagtgtgatttttttattcataagttccataacttttaactaagtAGGTGGGGAGCGGTCAAACGACAATCacgggtaattttttttaaaatttatcatttagaataaaatttaaaataatatctctAAAAGAATAAATGGTAACATGTGTTACCAAccctaatatttattatgatttcttttatcttttaacatGGTTGTAAAATTttacactttaattttttatttattttaaatatgactttaaagctgtatgatttatttttcacaaCTCTCAAGTcgtaaatgaatttttttattcaactcTTAAATTATTGtattacttcaatttttttactttttttaaaattataaatattttttaaaattatttaataaattaatgtatgttttctttttttatttctatttaatattttttatatgattttatttaatatttatatattttttgtatataatattttctatattttttactaatattaataattattatttttttgtaaattaaaaaataataaaaaagacttaaatttaaataaaaatattaaaatgtactatatatttatttaacatttataaaacaattataatccttaacattaataaaaaaatatatagaaaatatattaaatattaaataaaataatatagaaatgttaaataaaactaaaaaaagaaaacatatattaatttattaaataattaaaataaaaaattatttacattttaaaaaagttgaagtcctaaaataatttaggatttcaataaaaaaaattccctgCCAACTTTAAAGTTGtggaaaaaagcttttaaaactttaaaatcatgtttaaaataaacaaaaattaaattcataaattttttacaacttcaatatgaaaacaaaaaatcataacaaaacTTTCAATTCGAAAATTGTAACATATGACTTATTCCTTTCaggttattaatttaaattttatctcaaatgataaatttgaaaaaaaaaatgtccctGGTTGGTTGTTTGGTCGGTGGGAAGcttgtcaattttttatttattaagtgtgatatttaaacgtttttttaaaatatttttaattaaaattaaaattttatttttcatgtcaaGTTATTGGATGAGTTActcaagtaaaattttaattaaaaacaatatcaACAATGTTTAAGATGTTAAGTCTTTATTTCTCCAAAGAAAAGATGTTAAGTCTTATTTATTTTggcatagaaaaaaaaacagtaaatagTTCATATACTTAAAAAGTGttagttcttttctttttaccgTAAAAGTACTAGTTACTCGTTTAATTggacatttttaatatatttttttcatgaaaagtGTTAGTCACATACTATTTTCTATTACACtcgttttaagttttaacacatttttttattattagttaaaatttatctaaaattaaaaataa from Glycine soja cultivar W05 chromosome 8, ASM419377v2, whole genome shotgun sequence includes:
- the LOC114421188 gene encoding uncharacterized protein LOC114421188 isoform X2 → MNSYSYYGYQEKNTLTNCEETNMESVICPKPRRLGLINHSSINTQIRPSRHPIISFQSEVEDSGVGAELLDIILPKENCYLERSGGQVVASSPPFFCGSPPSRASNPLIQDEQFGNGNFSPFTEASSSSARGCVPKKFGHTPAAVRIEGFDCLNRDRRSCSISAVA
- the LOC114424300 gene encoding kinesin-like protein KIN-14C, coding for MKPGSYADLPAAKIAEMMKSNSIDNAPTQSLLSVVNGILEESVERRNGEIPHRVACLLKKVTQEIERRMSTQAEHLRTQNNLFKAREEKYQSRIRVLEALASGTIDESEICPSQFQQLKGEKIKEKVKKVDENEVVRLIKEQEDKNLEISALKVELETAKRTYEVQFSQMEEEANSFKAALTRKVQEYEHQLEELRNEAEKINEEVKTTDEEESIKFMKEQEDKKLEISSLKQELKTTKKTYEVQCSQLEEDAKDAKAELTQKAQEYENQLEALGNKVEKIKEEVKTADEKEIVRLMKEQEDKNLEISALKQELETTKRTYEVQCSQLETQAKDAKAELTQKSQEYEQRLEELRNKVEEIREEEKKADEKEIIRLMKEQEDKNLEISSLKQDLEATKKTNEVQCSQLEGEAKGAKAELEQKSQEYEHQLEELRNKVKELEVSSDSKDQKWNMKMNQMQTVIKFQFSSLQKLKLSWESIKHNVMKEQTVYAEDCDRLGVYLKPLLHAAENYHAVLAENRKMFNEIQELKGNIRVFCRIRPFLSGKKDKQSIVELIGENDLVVANPSKEGKDALRSFKFNKVFGSATTQAEVYSDIQSFIRSVLDGYNVCIFAYGQTGSGKTYTMTGPNGATSETIGVNYRALNDLFKIATSRESFIDYEIGVQMVEIYNEQVRDLLITDGSPKRLGILTRSQPKGLAVPDASLFPVKSPSDVIKLMDIGLKNRAIGATAMNERSSRSHSVLSIHICGKDLKIGSTMVGNLHLVDLAGSERVDRSEVIGDRLKEAQHINKSLSALGDVIFALSQKSPHVPYRNSKLTQLLQTSLGGQAKTLMFVQINSDISSYSETLSTLKFAERVSGVELGAARSSKESKEVRELMEQVSSLKNAISAKEEEIQRLQLLKGSVGSIVWRNQIPRSRSIKHYEADNQQPMDDHIHQSESLHQSELNGGNIGKKVAANAETSGFTDSDFDGKSSDLSDSSVAPGTETDGSENSSLTEGKKSSDKRSKAIRKTVQVMRKLSRTSSTATTPVKDDPVKKSPGIKKSVSIGNLKPPKLWK
- the LOC114421188 gene encoding uncharacterized protein LOC114421188 isoform X1, translating into MNSYSYYGYQEKNTLTNCEETNMESVICPKPRRLGLINHSSINTQIRPSRHPIISSFQSEVEDSGVGAELLDIILPKENCYLERSGGQVVASSPPFFCGSPPSRASNPLIQDEQFGNGNFSPFTEASSSSARGCVPKKFGHTPAAVRIEGFDCLNRDRRSCSISAVA